A genome region from Candidatus Binatia bacterium includes the following:
- a CDS encoding ferritin: MASDTYHEPLELLSGETRDMHRAIVSLMEEMQAIDWYQQRADACADPQLKDVLLHNKDEEIEHASMLMEWIRRHNDYFDQMMRK, encoded by the coding sequence ATGGCGAGTGACACGTATCACGAACCGCTGGAGCTCCTGTCGGGGGAGACGCGCGATATGCACCGTGCGATCGTCAGCCTGATGGAGGAGATGCAAGCCATCGACTGGTATCAGCAACGCGCCGACGCGTGTGCCGATCCGCAGTTGAAGGACGTGCTGCTGCACAACAAGGACGAAGAGATCGAGCACGCCTCGATGCTCATGGAGTGGATCCGCCGTCACAATGATTACTTCGACCAGATGATGCGGAAG